The DNA sequence CGGGGCAGACCACCACTTCGGCGCCCACGGCCCGCAGAATGTCCTGCTTCTCCTTGCTTTGCTTGTCGCTCATCACGAAGATGCACTTGTAGCCTTTGGCAATGGCGCCCAGGGCCAGGCCCATGCCGGTGTTGCCGCTGGTGCCCTCGATGATGGTGCCGCCGGGCTTCAGGATGCCGGCCTTTTCGGCGTCCTCAATCATCTTCAGGGCCATCCGGTCTTTCACCGAGTTGCCGGGATTGAAGTACTCCACCTTCGCCAGGATCGTGCCTTTGATGCCGTCGGTGACTTTGTTGAGCTTCACCAGCGGCGTGTTGCCGATGGCCTCAACGATATGATTCAAATACATTGCGAGAGGAATGCGGTTTTGAGTGAGAGGACCGCAAAGGTACGAATTTCGGGTGGGAGCCCCTCGCTGCCGCCCATCATTCCCTTGTCCGACTCTAAACCCAGGGCAAGCCGGCGGCCGGCTCCGGGGCGCAAACAAAGCCGGACCCAAATTGTCATTATGCCTGCCTGGTGGCACTTAGCGGGGCCAAGCACGACCGTGGATTATACCTTGCCCGCGCTGCAAATAAAGGCTACTTTTGCACACCGGTAGCCGAGCAGGCCGCTGGTTCCCACCCCAAATTGATAGTATCCTTTAACACTTCTCCGAATGAGCGTTCTGGTCAACAAGGATTCCAAAGTGATTGTGCAGGGTTTTACGGGCTCCGAAGGCTCGTTTCACGCCCAGCAGATGATTGAGTACGGCACCAACGTGGTTGGCGGCGTGACGCCCGGCAAAGGCGGCAGCACCCACCTCGACCGGCCCGTGTTCAACACCGTGGCTGAGGCCGTTGAAAAAGCCGGTGCCGACACCAGCATCATCTTTGTGCCCCCGGCTTTCGCCGCCGACGCCATTATGGAAGCCGCCGACGCCGGCATCAAGGTTATCGTAACCATCACCGAAGGCATTCCGACCAAGGACATGATTGCGGTGAAGGAATACCTCAAAGGCCGCGACGGTCTGCGCATGATCGGGCCCAACTGCCCCGGCGTAATGACCGCCGGCGAGTGCAAAGTGGGCATCATGCCCGGCTTCATCTTCCAGAAAGGCCGCGTGGGCATCGTGTCGAAATCGGGCACGCTGACCTACGAAGCCGTGGACCAGCTGACCAAAGCCGGCCTGGGCCAGACCACGGCCATCGGCATCGGCGGTGACCCCATCATCGGCACCACGACCAAAGAAGCCGTGGAGCTGCTCATGAACGACCCCGAAACCGAAGGCATCGTGATGATCGGTGAAATCGGGGGCGGTATGGAAGCCGAAGCCGCCCGCTGGATCAAGGCAACCGGCAACAAGAAACCCGTGGTAGGCTTCATTGCTGGCCAGACGGCCCCTCCCGGCCGCCGCATGGGCCACGCCGGCGCCATCGTCGGTGGTGCCGACGACACGGCCGCGGCCAAAATGGCCATCATGCGCGAGTGCGGCATCCACGTCGTGGATTCGCCCGCCGAGATTGGCGAAACGATGCTGCGCGTACTGGGCAGCAAGTAATTTCTCTTGCTTCTGCACTGACCAAGGCCGAAGCAGTTGGTGAACACACGCCAACTGTTTCGGCCTTTTTGCACTATTTCCACACCATTGCTTTATGACAAAAACCTCTACTCTTACTGTTTGCGTCCTGTTCATCGGCAGCATCCTGCTGCAAAGCTGCGCCACTATTATCTCCGGCTCCCGGCAGGCCATGTTCGTATCGGGGCAGCCCGAGGGCAGCACGTACTACGTCGGCACCAAGCCACTGAAGGCTAGTCCCGTAGCTGACAAGCCCGGCACCGTGAAGGTGCTGATCAAGCGCAAAGGCACGTCGGAGTTTAAAATCAAGCACGAAGGCTACAAGGACTACAACGAAGCCCTGAATGCCGACCGCCCCAACGCAGTCACCTACCTCAACTATCTGGGCTTGCCGCTGATACTGCCCTACCTGGTAGGCATGATGACGGATGCGGGTACCGGAGCCGTGTATAAGTTCAGCCAGACGGACATCCATGCCGAAATGCCCCACCTCACCCAGGCCGTGGCCGGGGCGCCCAGCATTCAGGCCGGCGCCATGAACGTGCGCATCAAGGGCGGCGACAAGATGGGCAACTTCTACATCGTGAAGGAGGCGACGGATGTGCTGTATTTTGGTAAGTCGCTCGACGTGGACGCTGAGCACCTGCGCAGCAACGTGAACAACACCCTCAAAGACCTGGGGTATTCCGTGCCCGGCAGCGAGGGGCGGAGCATGTTCTCAAACGGGGCCAACTCGCGCTACACTATTCAAGGGGAGATGCGCGACATCAAGTACGACGTCAAGGCCTCCAACAAGTACGAGTCCTTTGCCCACTACTCGACGCACTGCCGCGTGGAGGTAACCTGGAAGCTAGTCAACCAAGCCCGGCAGACGGTGGTTGAGCAAAAGACTTCGGGCATGAGCATCAAAGGCGAAAAGGGCGGCAGCGCAGCCTTCGAGGATGCCTTCGACAATGCCTTTCTGACGTTCCTGGAAAACAAAGATGTGGTAGCGGCCCTGTCGAAGCCAGCCGCCAAGGCGGGGGCTGCAACGGAGCAACTGGCCGCCGTGATGCTGCGCCGCGCCGCGCCGCCCAAGCTTACCGCCGACAACGGCGTCAGCCTGGCCGCTCGCAACGTGGTGGTTATCGAAACAGGCGACGGGCACGGCAGCGGCTGCATTGTCTCGACCGACGGCTACATCATCACGAATGCCCACGTCGTGAGCGACGAACAGGAGGTGAAGGTACTGCTGCCCGACGGGCTGGCGGCCAAAGGGCAGGTAGTGCGCGTTAATGCCGACCTGGACCTGGCCCTGGTGAAAATCGACGCCGAAGGGCTCAGCGCTTTCCAGCTCCCTACGGCCAATCAGGCCGAGGTTGGCACCGACGTATTTGCCATCGGCACGCCTGCTGACAAGGAGTTGAGCCAGACCGTAACGAAAGGCATCATCAGCGCCCGGCGCAAGATAGAAGGCCGCGCCCTGATACAAACCGACGTGAGCATCAACGGCGGCAACAGCGGCGGGGCACTGGTAACCCGCTCAGGACAGCTGCTGGGCATTGTGAATGCCAAAATTGTGGGCAAAGGCATTGAAGGAATTGGCTTTGCCATTCCCGCCGAGCAAATAGCGGATATTCTGCAGCTTAAATACATCGACTAAGCTGCCTGCGAGCCAAGCCTTACCGTCTCTTGCCTGAAATAAAAAAGCCCCGGCGCAAGTCGGGGCTTTTTTTGTGGCTGAAATTATGGGCCGGGGTAAGCAGCACCGCTACCGCCTTCCCTCCTGCCCGCCCAGGTTCACGACGATGCCGAGCTGAAACACCGAGTTGGCCGCCTTCAGGTACTTGCGGTGGCGCAGGCCGAAGTTGCTGCCGCTGATCATCTGGAACTGGATGGGGCCCAGCACGCTGATGCGGGTGAAGCTAATGGGCTCCAGAAAGATGTTGTCTTCCGCCTCCTGGGGCTTGCCGTCGATGGTGAAGTCGTGGAGCTGCACGTAGCTGGCGCGCAGGGCCATGCCGTAGGAGACGGGCCAGTCGCGGTTGAAGAAGTGCCAGGTCTTGCTTTCCTTCTTGCTGAAGTTGGCTTGCAGGTAAACCTTTTCCAGGTTGCCTGCCAGGGTTTTGCTCACCCCTTCGCTCCGCTCGGTGCGCTTGCCGCTGCCCAGGCCGTAGCCGCCGTAAAATTCCAGCACCCGCTGGTCGCGCATGCGGGTGAAGTAGCCCAGGCCGACTTCGCCGAAGTTGTGCTCTTCGTACTTGCGGTTGTTTTTGCTGCCGAAAAAGGACTGCTTTTTATCGGAGCGCAGAAAGGAGGCGCTGCCCTGCACCCCGATATGGTCGCCGAGGGCGTAGGCGCCCTGCAAGGCCGTGTTCTGGCTGAAATTGGTGTGAATACCGCCACTGAACTCGCCCTTCTGGGTAAGCAGCGGCGCCTGGGGCGGGGGCGGGAAATACAGGGACGAGCAGCTGCTGACAACCCCCAGAACACTCAGCAGCACAAGCCGCGGCAACATCTTTACAGCCACAGGAACGGCAGAATAAGGCCAGAAATATGAAAAACGCCTGGCGGCGGGCAGCTACTCCGGTAGCCACCCCGTATAGCCTTCAGCCGTAAGCTCGACAGGGTTATGCCGTTTGGAAAGCACCCGGTCCTATTTCCCGCCAATTTCTGCTTTTTATGCCTACTTCGTACGATGTTTTGATTATTGGCTCCGGTCAGGCCGGCAACCCGCTGGCCGTGGCCCTGGCCGAAGCCGGCCGGAAAGTGGTGCTGGTGGAGGAAAACCACCTGGGCGGCTCCTGCATCAATTACGGCTGCTCGCCCACCAAGGCCCTGCTGGCCTCGGCCGAACGGGCCCACCAGCTGCGCACGGCCGCCGACTACGGCATTGCCGCCACCGAGCCGCAGGTTGACTTCCGGGCGGTAATTGCCCGCAAGGATGCCATTATCAAAAAGTCGCGGGCGGGCGTGCGCAGCAACCTAACCCAGGAACACGAGGGCATTACGGTGCTGCACGGCCACGCGGCCTTTACCGGTCCCCGCGCGGTGCGGGTAGCGCTGGCGGGCGGCGAAACCGAGGAGCTGCGGGTACCGCTGGTTTTCATCAATACCGGTACGCGGGCGGCGGTGCCCGAGCTGGCGGGCCTCCAGGACGTGCCCTACCTGACCACCACCGAGCTGCTCGACCTGCAGGAGCTACCCGAGCACCTGCTGATTCTGGGCGGGGGCTACATCGGGCTGGAGTTTGGGCAGATGTTTCGCCGCTTCGGCAGCCGGGTTACGATTATCGAATCGAATAAGAACTTGCTGGAGCACGAGGATGCCGACGTGTGCCAGGCCATGCAGGAGCTGCTGGAAGCCGAGGGCATCGAGTTTGTGCTGGGTGCCGAGGCCCACCACGTGTCGCGCAACGCGGAGGGCGTACTTACGCTGTCGGCCCGCACCAAGGCCGGGGAGCGGCGCCTGCGCGGCACCCACCTGCTGGTAGCTACCGGGCGCGTACCCAACTCCGACAAGCTGGGCCTGGACACCATCGGGGTGAAAACCGACGAGAAAGGCTACATCCAGGTGAATAGCCGCCTCGAAACCGCTGCTAAGGGCGTGTACGCCCTGGGCGACGTGCACGGCGGGCCGCAGTTCACCCACATCAGCTACGACGACTACCGCGTGGTGCGCGACGGAATCGTGCACCGCAAGTGGCGCTCGGCCAAGCAGCGGCCCCTACCCTACACCGTGTTTACCGACCCGCAGCTGGGCCGCATCGGCCTTTCCGAAGACCAGGCCCGGGAGCAGGGCATCGACTACCGGGTGGCGACGATGCCGGTGCGCACCATTGGTCGGGCCCGGGAAACGGGCCGCACCCTGGGCTTCTGGAAGGTGCTCGTCGACGGGCAGGACCGGGTGCTCGGGGCGGCTATCCTGGGGCCGGAGGGCGGCGAAATCATGATGATGTTTCAGCTGGTAATGATGGGCAAGCTAAAATATCCGCAGCTGCGAAACATGGTTATTGCCCACCCGACCTGGGCTGAGGGACTTAATAACGTGTTTACGAAGTTGCAGAAGCCTAACGGGTAGGCCGGGCCAGTAAGCGGTGCGGATACAAAACTACGCTGAGGGCCATAAACAGTTGGCCTTCCCGCAGCCGCCGGTATTCAAACTGGTGAGGGTCATCGGCATCAGCCGTATAAGTGCTGCTCGGTACTCCGGTCAGGCCGCCCGACAGCTGCACGCTGAGCCAATGCAGACTGCCTTCGTCGGGCCCAACGCGCATGAATAACATTGGGTCGAGACGGGTCATGCGCAGCTTTGCCAACGGCTCGTCATTATAGAGCAAAGAAGTGAAGCGGACCTGGGAAAAGCGCCAGGCCGTCCCAACCGTAAGCCAAGAATACTGGTAGGAAAGAGCCAGTTCACCGAAGTACTTATTGTAGCGCGCATTAAAATCAACGTTGTAGGGCTGCCCGAGGAACAACGAGGGCTGCACGTAGCCCCGACGGCTCACGGCCTGGCCAAAGCCACCCAGCCCGCTCACGAGCCAGCGCTGGCCCAGCGGGTAGTAGCCGCCCAGACCCACTTCGTACTGTCGGCCCCGGAAATAGCTGGTGTCGCGGGAATCTTCTTTGAAACCGCCGGCCGCCCGCACCAGCAGGTGCTTTACGGGTGAATACGTCACGGCACCTTCCCAGCGGCCGTTCAGAAAGGTGGTTCCCTGCACTTCCGCCTGCCCTTTGTCGCGCAATTGCGGGGCGCCCGGCAGCATAGGGGCGTATACCGAGCAGCTGCCCAGACCCATCAGGCCCATAGCTAATAACAGGCCTGATGGCCCTACTGGTAGTCGTAAAATCATACGGGGGTTTCTAAGAAATACGGCGGTTATTACAAAACCGGCCGCTCATGAGGAGCGGCCGGTTCTTATACTGATGCTAAACTAGCAAACTATGGTTGCACGCCGTTTCGCTGGTTACTTAAAAGCTTTGGCCGGAACACGACGCCCAGGCTGACCATCGGCATCGGGCGCGACGGGGTGCCGTGTTATGCAGCTAGCTGTGGAAACCGCAGTAATGCTCCTGCTCATAGTCGTTTCCGCAGCCGCCCCGGCTGAACCACCAAGCCTACCCCCAGACGGGGACGGGCGGCGTAAAATACGCTATTCTCCGGCGGTGAAGCCAGTGCTACCGAATACCCGACCTGGGCCTCAAGGCGCACAGCCCTCTCCTTCGTACGCACCACCCAGGCCGGCTCCAGGTACCACATGGCCGGTTGACCCCGATTTTGCCCGTTCAGCGTCAGGTGGGCAAACCGGACATGGCTCAGCCGCAGCACCAAGCCCAGCGCCCCGATACCCGCGCCGGGGGCAGCCCACGTCGCGCTTCCCTGCCCAGCTATGGTAGTGAACCGGCCCAACTGCTCTGGTAAGCCCCGCCGAACTGCCGTGCCGCCACTGGCACCGCCCACGGGTACAATGAAGCCGGGCAGGCCTGGGGTAGTTGTACCGTGGGCAAACGTGCGGCCCTGCCCAAAGCTCCCGGCTATTTCTACCCTAGCTCGGCCCTTGCCTAGGGTAAAATAGTAGCCCATACCCACTTCATATTGCCGGTTCCGCAAATACGAAGCCGTACTATCGGTGGCTTCGCCGCTACGGCAGGCACTTAGGGCGGCCCCTAGCCGCAGGAGTTCTACCGGCGACCAGGCGGCCGCTGCCTGGCCCGTTTCGAACAGGTGCCAGCTACCGGCCACCGCCAACTGCCCCCGATGCTGCACCACCGGCGTGGTAGCCAGCATCGGCTGGTAAAATGGCACGCAGCCCGTGGCAGTGCCAACCCCTAGCAAGGCCCAGAGTAAATAACGTACCATTGGCAACTGAGTTGAGAGAGTAACCAAGCTATATCGAACCGGCCCGGCTTACTTATCGCGCCCGAACTGCGGCCGGAACACGACGCCCAGGCTAACCATTGGCACGGGCCGGGACGCCTTGCGGGCTTCGCGGTTCTCGGCGTAGTAGTCGTTGCGGCCAGGACCTTCCGGCGCTACCAGCGGCGCGGGCTGCTGGGCTACCGACAGGCCCGCGGTAGCCTGGAGCTGCCACCGGTCGCGCGGGTCGAGGCTGACCCGGTAGAAGGCCAGGCCCTCGTGGCGGAAGGCGTTTTGCATGGGAATGGCCAGGACTTCGGGAGAGGAGCCGAAGCGGTACTCCAGCTGGCCGTAGCGCACATTGGCGAGCCGGTAGACTAGGCCAAACGACTGGGCCTGCCGCTCATGGGCCAGGCTCAATTGCCCGAATACCTTGCTGTACCGGGCATGGTAGGTGTTGATCCCGCCAATGGGAAACTCCGCCAGGGCTTTTTGGGCGGTGGCGGCTCCGTAGCCGGCCAGGCCCGTCAGCACCCAGCGGGGGCTCAGGTGGACGTAGCTACCCAGGCCCGCTTCCCACTGCCGGGTGGTGGCGTAGGTATTTTCCGCCAGCTTCGGCTGAAACGAGCCGGCGGCCGTCACCAGCAGATGCGGCAGGGGCGAATACACGGCCGTGCCCTCCAGGCGGGTGTTGGGTTGCAGGCTGCCGGTGAGCTCCAGCTGGCCCTGCTGGCTGACGGTGGAAACGGTGGGCTGCATGGGCGTGTAGACCGTGCAGCTGCCCAGCCCAGCCAGTAGAGCAAGTTGACTTAGATACTGGTAGAAATTGCGGGTTGCCATAGAAAGTAGCCGAAGTACGAAGTGCGGTGGTTGATACCTCAAACGTACACCGGCTCTCGGGCCAGGCGAAACCGATATTCCGGTTTATCAGACTTTATACACCGGCCAGCTTTTCCTGCTCAACCGCTAAAAAACCGTTCTTACTAGGCTGTTACCGGCATTTCGGCTGCTCCCGGCCAGGACTTTTAATTCCGTTATTCTGGTAATGGGTTCAGCAAGCGGCAGAGGCTGGAGCCGCAGCCACACCCTGACGGTGGAAAACCGCTCGGGTAACGCATTGGTGCTGTGGATGGCCCAGAAGGACGGTAAGGAAACGACGACGCAGACGTGTCCCGCCGGGCAAATAATGGTGCTGACGCGGGCCCAGCTGGGCCGGAAACGGCGCGGTTTGCGGGGGACACGGGCGGGGAGGCTATGGTTGTGGTGCGGCGGGTGGTGTAGCGGTAGTTTCTGAGTAGCTTAGGAAGCAGGTGGGGCGTAAGTGCCGCCTGCTTTTTTTGTGTAGCTTGGGAGGAATACCTGTGTTTATTATGTCGCAAAAAGAGTTTACCGATTATGTAACGGCCTGCCTATTCAGCCATTTTCCACAGTTTGTGCAAGGATATGCCAAGAAGCATGACGACATTATGGTTATCGACTATCCAAGTAGCCAAGGCAAGCTACTTCTCCGCATAACTACGCGGGGCAGGGAGCTTGCGGTAGGCTTTGCGGCCAACGCCGAGCGATTCGCCTGGCATCTGCACATGCGCCAGCTTGGAGCCATCACACCGGAAGAGGAAATTCAGGCGGCAACTCAGCTTTTACGCAGGATTTTTACTGATAGTGAGCTGATCGTACACTCATCGGCCTTGGGGTATTTTCTTACCGAAGACCCAGCGGGCATCTACCAGTATCAACAGCCGGAGGAAATCATCAGCGTCTTTCATTGGAGCGAACTATAGGTGTACGCCTCTTTCCTCTTTGACCAGCTAAAAGCACAGAATCTACCGGTGTCCTAACTGGCGCGAGTTTAGGCGCAGCCGTAACTCGTGACCAGTCATGACATGGAGGTTGTACCTCCACTGCTGCAGAGCGGCAAACCGGAACCGCGCCGAAGGCAGGTCGTTCTAACGGGGGAGGCACAGCCTCCCGGCATAAACCGGCACGAGTTACGGCTGCGCCTAAACTCGCGCCAGTTCAATCACAAAAAAGCCCCCGCAACTCTCGTCGCGGGGGCTTTTGCTTTCTGAATACAGCTACCTACTTAGCGTAGGCTACGGCGCGCATTTCGCGGATTACCGTGATTTTGATCTGGCCGGGGTACTGCATTTCCTTCTCGATTTTCTGCGAGATTTCGTAGCTCAGCTCCTGGGCCCGGTCGTCGGTTACGTTGTCGGCGTTGACCATCACGCGCAACTCGCGGCCGGCCTGGATGGCGTAGCACTGCAGCACGCCGTCGAACGATACGGCGGTTTCTTCGAGCTGCTTGAGGCGCTTGATGTAGCTTTCCATCATCTCGCGGCGGGCACCGGGGCGCGAGCCGCTGATGGCGTCGCAGGCCTGCACGAGGGGTGAAATCATGGCCGTCATCTCGATTTCGTCGTGGTGGGCGCCGATGGCGTTGACCACGTCGGGGTGCTCCTTGTACTTCTTGGCCATCTCCATGCCCAGGATGGCGTGGGGCAGCTCGGGCTCCTCGGTGCTTACTTTACCGATGTCGTGGAGCAGGCCGGCGCGCTTGGCGTGCTTCACGTTCAGGCCCAGCTCGGCGGCCATCGTGGCGCAGAGGTTGGCTACTTCGCGCGAGTGCTGGAGCAGGTTCTGACCATACGACGAGCGGAAGCGCATGCGGCCCACCATCTTGATCAGCTCGGGGTGCAGGCCGTGAATGCCCAGGTCGATGATGGTCCGCTCGCCGATTTCGACGATTTCCTCGTCGATGTTCTTGCGGGTCTTGGCCACGATTTCCTCGATGCGGGCCGGGTGAATGCGGCCGTCCTTCACCAGCAAGTGCAGGCTCAGGCGGGCTACTTCGCGGCGCACCGGGTCGAAGCCGGAGATGATAATGGCCTCGGGCGTGTCGTCGACGATGATTTCGACGCCGGTAGCGGCTTCCAGGGCGCGGATGTTGCGGCCCTCGCGGCCGATGATTTTGCCTTTTACGTCGTCCGATTCGATGTTAAAAATCGAGACGCAGTTCTCAATGGCGTGCTCGGCGGCGGTGCGCTGAATGGTTTCGAGCACGACTTTCTTGGCATCTTTGGTAGCCGTGAGCTTGGCCTGGGCCACCACGTCCTTGATGTAGGAGCTGGCCTGGATCTGGGCTTCGTTCTTGAGCGACTCGACCAGCTGCTCGCGGGCTTCGGCGGCGGTCAGGCCCGAAATGGTTTCGAGCTGGTGCTGCACCTGGCTGAGCTGGGCCTGGAGCGACTCGCGGGTGCTTTCCAGCTCCTCCTCTACTTCCTGCTCGCGCTGCTGGAGCTTGGCTAGCTGGGTTTCCAGGGTGGCGCGGCGCTTTTCTTCCTGGGCCTCCAGCCGCTCGCGCTGCTGCTGGGAGTCATGCTGGAGCTTTTCGCGCAGGGCGTCCATGTCCTGCTCCTTCTTCTGGATTTGCTCGAGCTGGCGCTGGGTGGTGAGGGTGAGCTGCTTGATGCTCTGCTCCTGCTCGACTACGCCCTGGCGGCGCTGGGTCAGCTCGGCTTCGAGCTCCTGCTTCTGCCGCTTGCTGTCCTGCTCAAACTCGTTTTTGAGCAGGCGGAATTTGTCTTTCGACTGCTGAATCCGCTCGTCGCGGGTGCGGGTGGCCTGGGCTTCGGCCTCCTGAATGATCTGTTGGGCGCGGGCTTTGGCGTCGGCCTCGTGGTCCAGGCGGGCCTTGCCGGCCAGCTGCCTGCCGACCACGATGCCGACCCCAAGGGCAAGCACGGCGGCCAGGATGATATACAAAATGTCGGGCATTGAGCTATGGTTTTAGGGGGGTGGGGAAAAACCATAACACGGAAAAACCTGCCGACGACGAACGAATGGCGGAGCCGCTTGCCCCACCCGATTCGAGTCTGAAACGATGCCGGCGCCGGTGCTTTAGCCCAGCACCACGCCCGACAGCAGCTCGTCCAAGCGCGCGAGGCGTTCGGTCAGGGCTGCATCGGTGCCGTCCTTTTCCTTGCTGACCTTCAGGCTGTCAGCCATGGTGGACAAGGCAATCATGGCCAGCAGATCCTGCTTGTCCTGAATGCCATACTGCTCGCGAAATTCCTTGATCCGCTCGCCCAGCAGGCGGCCCGCCAGGCGCAGGCGCTCCTCCTCCAGGGGGGCTACCCGCATCGGGTAATCCCGGTCGGCAATGCGGATTTTAATGGAAAGTTCGCTCATCGGGAGCAGCAGTCGTGGGATGTAGGGTTTGTTACTCTCTCAAGTAGGCAAGGCACTTATCTATTTCGCGGATATATTCGTTGAGGCGAAGTTTCAGCTCGTTTGCGTTGGCAGGTTCCCCTGCTATGGTATTGACAAGTTTAGCGATATTCTCTTGATTCTGGAAATCCTTCAACTGCCGCTCCCGGTCGCGCACGTCGGCCCGGAGCTGTTGGATGGTGGTCTGGGCATCGGCCAAATCCTCGCGCAAGCCCTGATAGGCAGCCACTAAAGACGTCACCTGACGCTCCAGGCGGTCTAGTTGGGCAAGTTGTTTGGAAGAGGCCATCGAAAAAGAAATATTTTGGAGGCTAATGTAAGACGAAGTTGCCGGCTGTGGTACTCCGGAGTTAAAGTTGGGCTTTAACTCGCTTCAGCCAACTACCTTCAATACCAAAAACGGCCCGGGCATTTACGTGTATAGAGTTGGCACGAATTGTCCTGGTATACTCTATAAAGCGTCATGCTGAGCGGAGTCGAAGCATCTCTGCCGCAGTAGTAAATAGATTTTACCATTGCAGTAGAGATGCTTCGACTTCGCTCAGCATGACGTCCTTTTGGGAGTTACTTCCGGATCAGGGCCCCGGCCTGCTTTTCGAACTGGCCGATGAGGCGCTGCATTACGCCGTCGATGGCCTGGTCGGTGAGGGTTTGGGTGGGGTCCTGCAGGGTGAAGCTCACGGAGTAGGACTTTTTGCCCGCACCCAGATTTTCGCCCTCGTACACGTCGAACACGTTCACGCTCTGCAGCAGCTTTTTCTCGGTGCGCTGGGCAATCTGACGGAGCTGGTCGAAGGTCACGGTCCGGTCGACGACTACGGACAAGTCGCGGCGCACCTCGGGGAACTTGGCCAACTCCTTGGCCGTGAGCGTGTTCTT is a window from the Hymenobacter aquaticus genome containing:
- the rny gene encoding ribonuclease Y, translating into MPDILYIILAAVLALGVGIVVGRQLAGKARLDHEADAKARAQQIIQEAEAQATRTRDERIQQSKDKFRLLKNEFEQDSKRQKQELEAELTQRRQGVVEQEQSIKQLTLTTQRQLEQIQKKEQDMDALREKLQHDSQQQRERLEAQEEKRRATLETQLAKLQQREQEVEEELESTRESLQAQLSQVQHQLETISGLTAAEAREQLVESLKNEAQIQASSYIKDVVAQAKLTATKDAKKVVLETIQRTAAEHAIENCVSIFNIESDDVKGKIIGREGRNIRALEAATGVEIIVDDTPEAIIISGFDPVRREVARLSLHLLVKDGRIHPARIEEIVAKTRKNIDEEIVEIGERTIIDLGIHGLHPELIKMVGRMRFRSSYGQNLLQHSREVANLCATMAAELGLNVKHAKRAGLLHDIGKVSTEEPELPHAILGMEMAKKYKEHPDVVNAIGAHHDEIEMTAMISPLVQACDAISGSRPGARREMMESYIKRLKQLEETAVSFDGVLQCYAIQAGRELRVMVNADNVTDDRAQELSYEISQKIEKEMQYPGQIKITVIREMRAVAYAK
- a CDS encoding S1C family serine protease, coding for MTKTSTLTVCVLFIGSILLQSCATIISGSRQAMFVSGQPEGSTYYVGTKPLKASPVADKPGTVKVLIKRKGTSEFKIKHEGYKDYNEALNADRPNAVTYLNYLGLPLILPYLVGMMTDAGTGAVYKFSQTDIHAEMPHLTQAVAGAPSIQAGAMNVRIKGGDKMGNFYIVKEATDVLYFGKSLDVDAEHLRSNVNNTLKDLGYSVPGSEGRSMFSNGANSRYTIQGEMRDIKYDVKASNKYESFAHYSTHCRVEVTWKLVNQARQTVVEQKTSGMSIKGEKGGSAAFEDAFDNAFLTFLENKDVVAALSKPAAKAGAATEQLAAVMLRRAAPPKLTADNGVSLAARNVVVIETGDGHGSGCIVSTDGYIITNAHVVSDEQEVKVLLPDGLAAKGQVVRVNADLDLALVKIDAEGLSAFQLPTANQAEVGTDVFAIGTPADKELSQTVTKGIISARRKIEGRALIQTDVSINGGNSGGALVTRSGQLLGIVNAKIVGKGIEGIGFAIPAEQIADILQLKYID
- the sucD gene encoding succinate--CoA ligase subunit alpha yields the protein MSVLVNKDSKVIVQGFTGSEGSFHAQQMIEYGTNVVGGVTPGKGGSTHLDRPVFNTVAEAVEKAGADTSIIFVPPAFAADAIMEAADAGIKVIVTITEGIPTKDMIAVKEYLKGRDGLRMIGPNCPGVMTAGECKVGIMPGFIFQKGRVGIVSKSGTLTYEAVDQLTKAGLGQTTAIGIGGDPIIGTTTKEAVELLMNDPETEGIVMIGEIGGGMEAEAARWIKATGNKKPVVGFIAGQTAPPGRRMGHAGAIVGGADDTAAAKMAIMRECGIHVVDSPAEIGETMLRVLGSK
- a CDS encoding cell division protein ZapA, with amino-acid sequence MSELSIKIRIADRDYPMRVAPLEEERLRLAGRLLGERIKEFREQYGIQDKQDLLAMIALSTMADSLKVSKEKDGTDAALTERLARLDELLSGVVLG
- a CDS encoding mercuric reductase, whose translation is MPTSYDVLIIGSGQAGNPLAVALAEAGRKVVLVEENHLGGSCINYGCSPTKALLASAERAHQLRTAADYGIAATEPQVDFRAVIARKDAIIKKSRAGVRSNLTQEHEGITVLHGHAAFTGPRAVRVALAGGETEELRVPLVFINTGTRAAVPELAGLQDVPYLTTTELLDLQELPEHLLILGGGYIGLEFGQMFRRFGSRVTIIESNKNLLEHEDADVCQAMQELLEAEGIEFVLGAEAHHVSRNAEGVLTLSARTKAGERRLRGTHLLVATGRVPNSDKLGLDTIGVKTDEKGYIQVNSRLETAAKGVYALGDVHGGPQFTHISYDDYRVVRDGIVHRKWRSAKQRPLPYTVFTDPQLGRIGLSEDQAREQGIDYRVATMPVRTIGRARETGRTLGFWKVLVDGQDRVLGAAILGPEGGEIMMMFQLVMMGKLKYPQLRNMVIAHPTWAEGLNNVFTKLQKPNG